A section of the Ornithinimicrobium sufpigmenti genome encodes:
- a CDS encoding amino acid ABC transporter permease has protein sequence MTSPTDTATTRVDVAHAKTHPNWGQWATRAVVLLLVAMLVHQLITNPNFEWDVVGEWLFAPSIMRALWTTLWLATVSMLIGMVLGVIFAVMKMSNNRLLRAVADAYLWFFRGTPLLVQLIFWFNLAALLPTLSIGIPFGGPDLVSWETNDLITPLTAAILGLSLNEGAYMAEVIRGGLLSVGRGQREAAKAYGMTETTALRRVVLPQAMRSIIPPTGNQLISMVKATAMVSVIAMHDLLYTVQAVYNRTFQTIPLLLVAVIWYLVVVSILSFVQHHVENYYGKSDIATRGTSKKKAKGRNGDADGIDEDPAIVPQVQERT, from the coding sequence ATGACCAGCCCGACCGATACGGCCACCACTCGGGTGGACGTCGCGCACGCCAAGACCCACCCGAACTGGGGCCAGTGGGCCACCCGCGCCGTCGTGCTGCTGCTGGTCGCCATGCTGGTGCACCAGCTGATCACCAACCCCAACTTCGAGTGGGACGTCGTGGGCGAGTGGCTCTTCGCCCCCTCGATCATGCGGGCCCTGTGGACCACGCTCTGGTTGGCGACGGTCTCCATGCTGATCGGCATGGTCCTCGGGGTGATCTTCGCCGTGATGAAGATGTCCAACAACCGCCTGCTGCGCGCGGTCGCGGACGCCTACCTCTGGTTCTTCCGGGGCACGCCGCTGCTGGTGCAACTGATCTTCTGGTTCAACCTGGCGGCGCTGCTGCCCACCCTGAGCATCGGCATACCCTTCGGCGGCCCGGACCTGGTGAGCTGGGAGACGAACGACCTCATCACGCCCCTGACCGCGGCGATCCTCGGGCTGAGCCTCAACGAGGGCGCCTACATGGCCGAGGTGATCCGCGGCGGGCTGCTGTCCGTCGGGCGGGGCCAGCGCGAGGCGGCGAAGGCCTACGGCATGACCGAGACGACGGCGCTGCGCCGGGTCGTGCTGCCGCAGGCGATGCGGTCGATCATCCCGCCCACGGGCAACCAGCTGATCAGCATGGTCAAGGCCACCGCCATGGTGTCGGTGATCGCGATGCACGACCTGCTGTACACCGTGCAGGCCGTCTACAACCGGACCTTCCAGACCATCCCGCTGCTGCTGGTGGCGGTCATCTGGTACCTGGTCGTGGTGTCGATCCTGAGCTTCGTCCAGCACCACGTCGAGAACTACTACGGCAAGAGCGACATCGCCACGCGGGGAACCAGCAAGAAGAAGGCCAAGGGTCGCAACGGCGACGCCGACGGCATCGACGAGGACCCGGCCATCGTCCCGCAGGTTCAGGAGCGCACATGA
- a CDS encoding ABC transporter substrate-binding protein, whose protein sequence is MKSTKNTLRFGALLTAATLTLAACGSDPVEVDTDGGEEVEASGSVLDEIDQAEVDRIREMLPAEYAEAGEITAVNSGSFPPYTIVHEGGNVEGASAELADAVGEIWGIEMNHVTADGLSSILTGMSSGRFDFAFGPVGDFKERQEQNDFVDYVQEFVVFAVENGNPNDIQALEDTCGLKIAVQAGGSAERVIQEQSQTCEDEGEPAVEVMSFKDQPQSILAVRSGRADAFFSSQAPLTYFVEQAEGELELAATGQDNGFDTLYQGAVVAKDSELGPLLMETLTVLFESGAYEEIMTKWNLGDNMIEEPGMNLATS, encoded by the coding sequence ATGAAGAGCACGAAGAACACCCTGCGGTTCGGCGCCCTGCTGACGGCCGCCACCCTGACCCTGGCCGCCTGCGGCTCCGACCCTGTCGAGGTCGACACCGACGGCGGCGAGGAGGTCGAGGCCAGCGGGTCCGTCCTCGACGAGATCGACCAGGCCGAGGTCGACCGCATCCGCGAGATGCTGCCCGCCGAGTATGCCGAGGCGGGCGAGATCACCGCGGTCAACTCCGGCTCCTTCCCCCCGTACACGATCGTGCACGAGGGCGGGAACGTCGAGGGCGCCAGCGCCGAGCTCGCCGACGCCGTCGGTGAGATCTGGGGCATCGAGATGAACCACGTCACCGCCGACGGGCTGTCCTCCATCCTGACCGGTATGTCGTCCGGCCGCTTCGACTTCGCCTTCGGCCCCGTCGGTGACTTCAAGGAGCGCCAGGAGCAGAACGACTTCGTCGACTACGTCCAGGAGTTCGTCGTCTTCGCCGTGGAGAACGGCAACCCCAACGACATCCAGGCGCTGGAGGACACCTGCGGCCTGAAGATCGCCGTGCAGGCCGGCGGCAGCGCCGAGCGGGTCATCCAGGAGCAGTCCCAGACCTGCGAGGACGAGGGTGAGCCGGCGGTCGAGGTGATGAGCTTCAAGGACCAGCCGCAGTCCATCCTCGCCGTGCGCTCCGGTCGCGCCGACGCCTTCTTCTCCTCGCAGGCGCCGCTGACCTACTTCGTCGAGCAGGCCGAGGGTGAGCTGGAGCTGGCCGCCACGGGTCAGGACAACGGCTTCGACACGCTCTACCAGGGCGCGGTCGTCGCCAAGGACTCCGAGCTCGGGCCCTTGCTCATGGAGACCCTGACGGTGCTCTTCGAGTCGGGCGCCTACGAGGAGATCATGACCAAGTGGAACCTCGGTGACAACATGATCGAGGAGCCCGGCATGAACCTGGCGACGTCGTGA